A window of Xiphophorus hellerii strain 12219 chromosome 7, Xiphophorus_hellerii-4.1, whole genome shotgun sequence contains these coding sequences:
- the sumo3b gene encoding small ubiquitin-related modifier 3 — translation MSEEKPKEGVKTENDHINLKVAGQDGSVVQFKIKRHTPLSKLMKAYCERQGLSIRQIRFRFDGQPINETDTPAQLEMEDEDTIDVFQQQTGGVY, via the exons ATGTCTGAGGAGAAGCCAAAG GAAGGAGTGAAGACGGAGAACGACCACATCAACCTGAAGGTAGCAGGTCAGGATGGATCAGTGGTCCAGTTCAAGATCAAGAGGCACACTCCGCTCAGCAAACTCATGAAGGCGTACTGCGAAAGACAG gGGCTTTCAATTCGTCAGATAAGgtttaggtttgatggacaGCCGATCAATGAAACAGACACACCTGCACAG CTGGAGATGGAAGATGAGGACACTATTGAtgtatttcagcaacaaacaggAGGAGTATACTAA
- the pttg1ipb gene encoding PTTG1 interacting protein b, which translates to MTEASAAHDVHHRKADVQPSLFTNAFFPSPQLPTGGTMFGFSTSTSSAFALFFNICVFTVFVAAAEAQTPSPAPAPCSLKSNSSCDECLQNVACLWCSSTQQCMDYPVKNILPPNSVCPLNDARWGVCWVNFQILIITMSVLAGVIIIAILVCCFCCCKCQRIGNKREDAQVERQTRARKARQKARKTEIQLRHDEIRQKYGIAKENPYARMDDH; encoded by the exons ATGACAGAAGCGTCAGCTGCTCATGACGTCCACCATCGTAAAGCAGACGTCCAGCCTTCACTTTTCACAAACGCCTTTTTTCCGTCTCCACAGCTTCCCACTGGTGGCACCATGTTCGGGTTTTCCACCTCAACCTCCTCTGCTTTTGCTTTATTCTTTAACATCTGTGTCTTTACTGTTTTTGTCGCTGCAGCAGAGGCGCAGACACCGTCCCCGGCTCCGG cTCCTTGTAGCCTGAAATCCAACAGTAGTTGTGATGAATGTCTGCAGAATGTGGCA TGCTTGTGGTGCTCTTCCACCCAACAATGCATGGACTACCCTGTGAAGAACATCCTGCCCCCCAACAGTGTTTGCCCCCTGAATGATGCACGATGGGGGGTGTGTTGGG TCAACTTCCAGATATTGATCATCACCATGTCAGTACTGGCTGGAGTCATCATCATTGCCATTCTCgtctgctgcttctgctgctgcaagTGTCAGAGGATTGG aaacaaaagagAAGATGCGCAGGTGGAGAGACAGACCCGAGCGAGGAAGGCCCGTCAGAAAGCCAG GAAAACAGAGATCCAGCTGAGGCATgatgaaataagacagaaataTG GCATAGCGAAGGAAAATCCTTACGCCCGCATGGATGATCATTAG